One Centroberyx gerrardi isolate f3 chromosome 6, fCenGer3.hap1.cur.20231027, whole genome shotgun sequence genomic region harbors:
- the sgpp2 gene encoding sphingosine-1-phosphate phosphatase 2, whose protein sequence is MLELLVYLHDPELVARFQRRCGLFLIEAAHHSGGKTRVSTGTQTHADKPRGQLKDRRDHQEKHSNCNVKYEENGGAVGGHGRPQYEVRNWLLYFLFLLSAGLGHEFFYITCLPCIHWNLDPFLCRRLINIWALVMYVGQVMKDVLKLPRPLSPPVVKLETRVDAEYGLPSTHAMAATSISFTLLLSATSRIQFQFEVGLLIAVVLSSLVCLSRLYTGMHSVLDVICGALISAILMLLTYPYWETFDHFQLTSPISPAVALVLPLLLSYTYPELGHYSTTRGDTTTILGAGAGSSVGYWVNEQLGQTFEPRGVLPVPLPTLTANALAIGTARSLVGAVALVGTRQIVKTVSLWALYFWYGVPQSDRNARRRREIEVPYKFVTYTCVGLVNSILVNRVFILLGL, encoded by the exons ATGCTAGAGCTCTTGGTTTACCTCCATGATCCGGAGCTTGTGGCCCGGTTCCAGAGAAGATGCGGACTCTTCCTCATCGAGGCCGCGCATCACAGCGGAGGGAAGACGCGCGTCTCGACGGGAACCCAAACCCACGCTGACAAACCACGTGGACAGCTGAAGGACAGACGCGACCACCAAGAGAAGCATTCAAATTGTAACGTTAAATATGAGGAAAATGGAGGTGCCGTTGGT GGCCATGGCAGGCCTCAGTATGAGGTGAGGAACTGGCTGCTCTACTTCCTGTTCCTGCTCTCAGCAGGTCTGGGACATGAATTCTTCTACATCACCTGTTTGCCCTGCATCCACTGGAACCTGGACCCCTTCCTCTGCCGCCGCCTCATTAACATCTGGGCC ttgGTGATGTATGTCGGCCAGGTGATGAAGGATGTGCTGAAGCTGCCTCGTCCTCTGTCGCCCCCGGTGGTCAAGCTGGAGACGCGTGTCGACGCCGAATACGGCCTGCCCTCCACCCACGCCATGGCCGCCACCAGCATCTCCTTCACCCTCCTGCTCAGCGCCACCTCCAGGATACAG ttcCAGTTTGAGGTGGGTCTGCTGATTGCAGTAGTGCTGTCCTCTCTGGTGTGTCTGAGCCGTCTGTACACTGGCATGCACTCAGTTCTG GATGTGATCTGTGGCGCTCTGATCTCAGCCATCCTGATGCTCCTCACTTACCCATACTGGGAAACCTTCGACCACTTCCAGCTCACCAGCCCCATCTCCCCCGCCGTGGCGTTGGTactgcccctcctcctcagctACACATACCCCGAGCTGGGCCATTACAGCACCACGCGGGGGGACACGACCACCATTCTAGGAGCGGGAGCTGGGTCCTCCGTGGGATACTGGGTGAATGAGCAGCTCGGGCAGACTTTTGAGCCCCGTGGGGTGTTACCCGTACCCCTACCCACACTGACAGCAAATGCCCTGGCGATAGGCACCGCCCGCTCCTTGGTGGGCGCTGTGGCATTAGTGGGAACTCGACAAATAGTGAAGACGGTGAGTCTGTGGGCGTTGTATTTTTGGTACGGAGTGCCACAAAGTGACAGAAAtgccaggaggaggagagagattgaAGTACCGTACAAGTTTGTCACATATACATGTGTTGGCCTCGTCAATTCTATATTGGTCAATAGAGTCTTCATTCTACTGGGGCTATGA
- the rnf228 gene encoding RING finger protein 228 — protein sequence MAKDDMAEVDLASNGAEPPGEASSAFPYEEYECKICYNYFDLDRRAPKILECLHTFCEECLNTLHLREERPWRISCPVCRHRTPVPDYRIQNLPNNTKVTEDFPLYIDSDPLPQDALPPYPPPLHPALIALRREEASGASTASQATPSTTVSTATTLSQDSVRYDSCQSCKRVALTTGCVCVIFSFLSMLVLLFMGLIFVHSHSSPPSPAGPICLSVASILAMFSVVVTWLICWLKYRPDHETGRSSATSNSRRNA from the coding sequence ATGGCGAAAGATGACATGGCAGAGGTAGATTTGGCATCAAACGGAGCGGAACCCCCCGGCGAAGCCTCCTCGGCGTTTCCCTACGAGGAGTATGAATGCAAAATATGCTACAATTATTTCGACCTTGACCGCCGGGCTCCCAAGATCCTGGAGTGCCTGCACACGTTTTGCGAGGAGTGCCTGAACACGCTGCACCTCCGGGAGGAGCGGCCATGGCGCATCAGCTGCCCCGTCTGTCGCCACCGGACCCCGGTGCCGGACTACCGGATACAAAACCTGCCCAACAACACCAAGGTGACGGAGGATTTTCCGCTCTACATCGACTCGGACCCGCTGCCTCAGGACGCTTTGCCGCCGTACCCTCCCCCGCTGCACCCCGCTCTCATCGCCCTCCGCCGGGAGGAGGCGTCGGGGGCGTCCACCGCCAGCCAGGCGACCCCGTCCACCACCGTGTCCACGGCCACGACCCTCTCCCAGGACTCGGTGCGCTACGACAGCTGTCAGAGCTGTAAGCGAGTGGCGCTGACCACCGGCTGCGTTTGCGTGATCTTCTCCTTTCTGTCCATGCTGGTGTTGCTGTTCATGGGCCTGATCTTTGTGCACAGTCACAGCAGTCCTCCCTCGCCAGCGGGACCCATTTGCCTGTCGGTAGCCAGCATCCTGGCCATGTTCTCGGTGGTCGTCACATGGCTGATCTGCTGGCTCAAATACAGACCCGACCACGAGACAGGCCGCTCATCCGCCACCAGTAACTCCCGGAGAAACGCCTGA